In a single window of the Drosophila miranda strain MSH22 chromosome XL, D.miranda_PacBio2.1, whole genome shotgun sequence genome:
- the LOC108161810 gene encoding leucine-rich repeat-containing protein 58, whose translation MEVYTSDSSDTDSREQKTIDFGRMSLDLATLEDHLTSPQKALLKSSGDIETMLLNHNRLVGLPRVLQQFANLKVLDLSSNAITQLPDAVCQLPLVTLIAKNNLLTNCSLPKSLLAKQAGGGHGHSTLKELNLSGNQLTHFPEQVTELRHLKYLYVGGNKITGISKDIWKMQSLHVLSLGGNLISEVPDAVGSLSQLQALVLCDNLVENLPMSIARLKNLKSLLLHKNRLRHLPKDIVALKNLTELSLRDNPLVVRFVQDMALKPPTLLELAGRIVKASGQRPGPYDIPRTLAEYLNSANCCVNPNCKGVFFDNRVEHIKFVDFCGKYRVPLLQYLCSSKCIEHEEPARGSSASTSAASSANSGFMMRKVLLG comes from the exons CTGACATCGCCGCAAAAGGCCCTGCTGAAGTCCAGCGGCGACATCGAGACCATGCTACTCAACCACAATCGACTGGTGGGCCTGCCCCGGGTGCTGCAGCAGTTCGCCAACCTCAAGGTGCTGGATCTCAGCTCCAATGCGATCACCCAGCTGCCGGACGCCGTCTGCCAGCTGCCGCTGGTCACCCTGATCGCCAAGAACAATCTGCTGACCAACTGCTCGCTGCCCAAGTCGCTGCTGGCCAAGCAGGCTGGCGGTGGCCACGGCCACAGCACCCTCAAGGAGCTCAACCTGAGCGGCAACCAGCTGACCCACTTCCCCGAGCAGGTCACCGAGCTGCGCCACCTCAAGTATCTGTATGTGGGCGGCAACAAGATCACGGGCATCTCGAAGGACATTTGGAAGATGCAAAG CCTGCATGTGCTGTCGTTGGGCGGCAATCTCATCAGCGAGGTACCGGATGCCGTTGGGTCACTCAGCCAGCTGCAGGCCCTAGTCCTGTGCGACAATCTCGTCGAGAACCTGCCGATGAGCATTGCCCGGCTAAAGAACCtcaagtcgctgctgctgcacaaGAACCGGCTGCGCCACTTGCCCAAGGACATTGTGGCCCTGAAGAACCTAACGGAG TTGAGCCTGCGCGACAATCCGCTGGTGGTGCGCTTCGTCCAGGACATGGCATTGAAGCCCCCAACTTTGCTGGAGCTGGCTGGCCGCATTGTGAAGGCTAGTGGCCAGCGGCCCGGACCCTACGACATTCCCCGGACCCTGGCCGAGTACCTGAACAGCGCCAACTGCTGCGTGAACCCCAACTGCAAGGGCGTGTTCTTCGACAATCGCGTGGAGCACATCAAGTTCGTGGACTTTTGCGGCAAGTACCGCGTGCCGCTGCTGCAGTACCTCTGCTCCTCGAAGTGCATCGAGCATGAGGAGCCGGCGCGCGGATCCAGTGCGAGCACCAGTGCAGCGAGCAGCGCCAATAGCGGGTTCATGATGCGCAAGGTGCTGCTGGGCTAG